In Methylomagnum ishizawai, one DNA window encodes the following:
- the moxJ gene encoding methanol oxidation system protein MoxJ, with amino-acid sequence MRFKRLALLALLFPMLGSGAAQAAEPLKVCAAENELPYSNQEGKGFENKLAELIADGLGRTVENVWWQDPRYFIRDQLEQDLCEVVIGVDAEDPRLLTSTPYYRSGYVFVYRKEKGLKVEDFDSPYLMKAKQIAFMPDTPAELLLKKINRYYDQFNYLQSLVGFKARRNQYVRYDPEKLVKEVESGNADLAILWGPQAARTVKAAEGKLEMRMIPDHQTRADGEKVPFHYSTAVGVKKDNTALMDGINRVLREKAKDVQALLKAEGIPLLPLDETDGPTTRKHKK; translated from the coding sequence ATGCGTTTCAAGCGCCTAGCGCTGCTGGCCCTGCTGTTCCCGATGCTCGGGAGCGGCGCGGCCCAAGCCGCCGAGCCGCTCAAGGTCTGCGCGGCGGAAAACGAACTGCCCTACTCCAACCAGGAAGGTAAAGGCTTCGAGAATAAGCTGGCCGAACTCATCGCCGACGGCTTGGGCCGGACCGTGGAAAACGTCTGGTGGCAAGACCCGCGCTATTTCATCCGCGACCAGTTGGAGCAAGATCTGTGCGAGGTGGTGATCGGCGTGGACGCCGAAGACCCGCGCCTCTTGACCTCGACGCCGTATTACCGTTCCGGCTATGTGTTCGTCTACCGCAAGGAAAAAGGCTTGAAGGTCGAGGACTTCGACAGCCCCTACCTGATGAAGGCCAAGCAGATCGCCTTCATGCCCGACACCCCGGCGGAATTGCTGCTGAAGAAGATCAACCGCTATTACGACCAGTTCAACTACCTGCAATCCCTGGTGGGCTTCAAGGCCCGGCGCAACCAATACGTGCGCTACGACCCGGAAAAACTGGTGAAGGAAGTCGAATCCGGCAATGCCGACCTCGCCATCCTCTGGGGTCCGCAAGCGGCCCGCACCGTGAAGGCGGCGGAAGGCAAGCTGGAGATGCGGATGATTCCCGATCACCAAACCCGGGCCGATGGCGAGAAGGTGCCGTTCCACTATTCCACCGCGGTCGGCGTCAAGAAGGACAACACCGCCCTGATGGACGGAATCAACCGGGTGCTTAGGGAAAAGGCCAAGGACGTCCAAGCCCTGTTGAAGGCGGAAGGGATTCCGCTGCTGCCCTTGGACGAAACCGACGGCCCAACGACCCGGAAACATAAAAAGTAG
- a CDS encoding methanol/ethanol family PQQ-dependent dehydrogenase, which produces MQMRKLAAAVGAVLFTTGLVAVSGAASANADLDRLSHDDRNWAMQTKDYSATHFSKMTQINADNVKYLKPAWTFSTGTLHGHEGAPLVVDGIMYVHTPFPNNVYAIDLNDPGKILWQYKPKQNPAARAVACCDVVNRGVAYVPAGDHGPAKIFLAQLDGNVVALNAKTGEEIWKVENSDITMGSTLTGAPFVAKDKVLIGSAGAELGVRGYVTAYNIKDGKQEWRAYATGPDSDLLLDDKFNEHNPHYGQFGLGLQTWEGDAWKIGGGTNWGWYAYDPKLDMVYYGSGNPAPWNETMRPGDNKWTMTIWGRDLETGKAKFGYQKTPHDEWDYAGINYMGLSEQEVDGKIQPLLTHPDRNGLVYTLNRETGTLVNAFKIDDTVNWVKKVDLKTGLPIRDPEYATYMDHEGKGICPSAMGYHNQGLESYDPDKKLFFMGVNHICMDWEPFMLPYRAGQFFVGATLNMYPGPKGTLGQVKAMNSVTGKMEWEVPEKFSVWGGTLATAGNLVFYGTLDGYIKARDSRTGDLLWKFKLPSGVIGHPITYMHNGKQYVAIYSGVGGWPGVGLVFDLKDPTAGLGAVGAFKELAHYTQMGGSVFVFALN; this is translated from the coding sequence ATGCAAATGCGTAAGCTGGCGGCGGCCGTCGGAGCCGTGCTGTTCACGACCGGCCTCGTCGCCGTGTCCGGCGCGGCCTCGGCCAACGCCGACCTCGACCGGCTGTCCCACGATGACCGCAACTGGGCCATGCAGACCAAGGACTATTCCGCGACTCATTTCTCGAAAATGACCCAGATCAACGCGGATAACGTCAAATACCTGAAGCCGGCCTGGACCTTTTCCACCGGCACCTTGCACGGCCACGAAGGCGCGCCGCTGGTGGTGGACGGCATCATGTACGTCCACACCCCGTTCCCGAACAATGTCTACGCCATCGATCTCAACGATCCCGGCAAAATCCTCTGGCAGTACAAGCCCAAACAGAACCCCGCCGCCCGCGCCGTGGCTTGCTGCGACGTGGTGAACCGCGGCGTGGCCTACGTCCCGGCGGGCGACCATGGCCCGGCCAAGATTTTCCTGGCCCAGTTGGACGGCAACGTCGTCGCGCTGAACGCCAAGACCGGCGAAGAAATCTGGAAGGTGGAGAACTCCGATATCACCATGGGCTCGACCCTGACCGGCGCGCCCTTCGTTGCCAAAGACAAGGTGTTGATCGGTTCCGCTGGGGCCGAGTTGGGCGTCCGGGGCTATGTCACCGCCTACAACATCAAGGACGGCAAGCAGGAATGGCGGGCCTACGCCACCGGGCCGGACTCCGACTTGCTGCTCGACGACAAATTCAACGAACACAACCCGCATTACGGCCAGTTCGGCCTAGGGCTCCAGACCTGGGAAGGCGACGCATGGAAGATCGGCGGCGGCACCAACTGGGGTTGGTATGCCTACGATCCCAAGCTGGACATGGTTTATTACGGTTCCGGCAACCCCGCGCCGTGGAACGAAACCATGCGTCCCGGCGACAACAAATGGACCATGACCATCTGGGGCCGCGACCTGGAGACCGGCAAGGCCAAGTTCGGCTACCAGAAGACGCCGCACGACGAATGGGATTACGCCGGCATCAACTACATGGGCCTGTCCGAGCAGGAAGTGGATGGCAAAATCCAGCCCTTGCTGACCCACCCCGACCGCAACGGCCTGGTCTACACCCTCAACCGCGAAACCGGCACCCTGGTCAATGCCTTCAAGATCGACGACACCGTCAACTGGGTGAAGAAGGTCGATCTGAAGACCGGCCTCCCCATCCGCGACCCGGAATACGCCACCTACATGGACCACGAAGGCAAGGGCATCTGTCCTTCCGCCATGGGCTACCACAACCAGGGGCTAGAGTCCTACGACCCGGACAAGAAGCTGTTCTTCATGGGCGTGAACCATATCTGCATGGACTGGGAACCGTTCATGCTGCCCTACCGCGCCGGCCAGTTCTTCGTGGGCGCGACCCTCAACATGTACCCCGGCCCGAAAGGCACCCTGGGCCAGGTCAAGGCCATGAACTCCGTCACCGGCAAGATGGAATGGGAAGTGCCGGAGAAGTTCTCGGTCTGGGGCGGCACGCTCGCCACCGCCGGCAACCTGGTGTTCTACGGCACCCTGGATGGCTACATCAAGGCCCGCGACTCCCGCACCGGCGACCTGTTGTGGAAGTTCAAGCTGCCCTCCGGCGTCATCGGCCATCCGATCACCTACATGCACAACGGCAAGCAGTACGTCGCCATCTACTCCGGCGTGGGTGGCTGGCCGGGCGTCGGCTTGGTGTTCGACCTGAAGGACCCGACCGCCGGTCTCGGCGCGGTGGGCGCGTTCAAGGAACTGGCCCATTACACCCAGATGGGCGGTTCGGTGTTCGTGTTCGCGCTCAACTAA
- the moxG gene encoding cytochrome c(L), periplasmic yields the protein MKPKTHQAAFAFGLALASLSAQAEITFRHAVTGETLSFEYGKPGGDTEAFKQFKQTGKNPYNGNADAVEKGHSLYLTGCSGCHGHEAEGKLGPGLADDYWTYPRGLTDVGLFEILWGGAQGMMGPQSTNMNADEMLKVMAWLRSLYKGDPAKAEWLK from the coding sequence ATGAAACCCAAGACCCATCAAGCCGCGTTCGCCTTCGGGCTGGCGCTGGCCTCGCTTTCGGCCCAGGCCGAGATCACCTTCCGCCACGCCGTCACCGGCGAAACCCTGAGCTTCGAGTACGGCAAGCCGGGCGGCGACACCGAGGCGTTCAAGCAATTCAAGCAGACCGGCAAGAATCCCTACAACGGCAACGCCGACGCCGTCGAGAAAGGCCATAGCCTCTACCTCACCGGCTGTTCCGGCTGCCACGGCCACGAAGCCGAGGGCAAGCTCGGGCCGGGCCTCGCCGACGATTACTGGACCTATCCGCGCGGCCTGACCGACGTGGGCCTGTTCGAGATTCTTTGGGGCGGCGCCCAGGGCATGATGGGACCGCAAAGCACCAACATGAACGCCGACGAGATGCTCAAGGTCATGGCCTGGCTCCGCAGCCTGTACAAGGGCGATCCGGCCAAGGCCGAATGGCTGAAATGA
- a CDS encoding methanol dehydrogenase [cytochrome c] subunit, which yields MMFKHLFPAVLLVAASSAQAYDGTHCKAPGNCWEPKPGYPDKVADSKYDPKHDPNELNKQAESIKAMEERNRKRVENYAKTGKFVYKVEDIK from the coding sequence ATGATGTTCAAACACCTGTTCCCCGCCGTCCTGCTGGTGGCCGCATCCAGCGCCCAGGCCTACGACGGCACCCATTGCAAAGCCCCCGGCAACTGCTGGGAACCCAAGCCCGGCTATCCCGACAAGGTGGCCGACAGCAAATACGATCCCAAGCACGATCCCAACGAACTGAACAAGCAAGCGGAATCGATCAAGGCCATGGAGGAACGCAACCGCAAGCGCGTGGAGAACTACGCCAAGACCGGCAAGTTCGTCTACAAGGTGGAAGACATCAAGTAA